The following is a genomic window from bacterium.
CAACAATCTGTTCGCCACCCGGGGCGTGCCCCGGCTGCGGCGGGCTATCTCCCCCAGGCCCTTGTCGTCTATCCCGACGCCCATGATTTTCGCCGAGCGCCGCAGGATGGTGTCTATATCCTCCACGGGGTAGTAGCCGAGGCGCAGCGCCACGCCGAATCGCGCCCGCAGAGGCGACGACAGGAGCCCCACTCGCGTCGTCGCCCCCACCAGGGTGTAGTGCTTGAGGTCGAGCTTGATGGAGCGCGCCGCCGGACCGGAATCTATCACGATGTCCAGCCGGAAGTCCTCCATCGCCGGGTAGAGGTACTCCTCGACGATGGTGGGCAGGCGGTGGACCTCGTCAATGAAGAGGATGTCGCGGTGGTCGAGGGCGGTGAGGATGCCGGCCAGGTCGCCGGGGCGCTCGAGGGCGGGTCCCGAAGTGCTCCGCAGCTCCACGCCGGTCTCGCGGGCGATGATGTTGGCCAGGGTGGTCTTGCCCAGCCCGGGGGGGCCGGATAAAAGGACGTGGTCGAGGGCCTCGCCGCGCCGCCGGGCGGCTTCGATGAATACCACGAGCTGCTCCTTCACCCCCCGCTGGCCGACGAAGTCCGACAGCTTGTCGGGGCGCAGGTTGCGCTCGACGAAGTCCTCGGGCTGCGGGGTGGGGTCTACGACGCTCGACTCGGGCACTGGAGGCTCCTCGCGTTACAGGCGGTACCAGGCTTTGAGCCAGCCCCAGGAATGCTCGCCGACCTTCTCATCCACCCAGCGGGTGATTATCCAATCCTCACCCTGTTTCTCCAGCTCGAACTGGGCGTTCCCGTTGACGATGAAGGAGTCGTCCTGCGATATAGAGTAGTAGATGATGGTGTAACTAAGCCAGTTGCTGGAGTAGTGCCTCGCACCCTCCGGTGGTGGTTGCATGCCCTCCAAATTCAGGTCTATCAATATCCTCTCGGCGTCATCGAACATGTGCTGGGTCGCGATGAGCTCCTGGTCGCGACCCCAGTCGAAGGGGATTGTAAATCCGTTCACTACGGAATCCTTATCGTCGTCGGGATCGAAGATGAAGAGGAATCCGCCAAAATTTCTGTTGAGTACGTAGTCCACGCCGCCGTAGTCTAGGTTGGAGTAGGAGTCGCGCAGTAACTTAAGTGTTTTATAGGGGGTGGAGAGGTCGGGAAGGGGCCCCGTCGGCAGGGTGAAGCAGCCGCCGAGGAGCGCCAGCGCGACGAAAAAGGGCAGGGGGCTTTTCATCGTCCCTCCACCCGCAAAACTACCCGCCCCGCCCCGGCTTGTCAAGGGAAAGAAAAGGGGAGCGGCCGGGCGCTCCCCTTCCCTGCGGTCATCCGCCCGCCTCAAAAGGCGACCACGGCGTCCAGCGGGGATACCTAACCCCGCCGCTTCTACGTCTCTACCCTCACCCTCTCCCTTAAAGGGAGAGGGGACATAAGGCGACCCTTACCCACCCCGACCCGTGCCTCGCATTTGCGATGACGTAGGGGTGGGTGTCCACACCCGCCCGCTGGATTCACCACCACTTGGTGCTTGAATGTAGGGCGGGGACTTTAGTCCCCGCCGTTCCTAGACCAGACCCTCACCCCAGCCCTCTCCCTGGGAGGGAGAGGGGGTTATGTCTTCAGGGGCTTTTTCTGCGCGGCGGGGAAGAGGACGTTGTTCAATATCAGCCGGTAGCCCGGCGAGTGGGGGTAGAGCGAGAGCTCGGTGGGCGGGTCGCCGACGAAGTGCTGAAAATCCTCGGGGTCGTGGCCGCCGAGGAAGCTGAAGGCCCCTTCCCCGCAAACCCCGTAGAGGTACTTCACCTCGTCCAGCCCGTCCACCGTGGCCAGAATCACGCAGGAGTCCTTTACCTGGTCGCGGACGAAGGCGGTGTCCTGCCCCATGAAGTCGGGGATGGTGCGGACCTGGCACTGGGTCAGGAGGGTGGGGATGGGGTCGAACTTGGCGGCGAACTCGAAGAGGGTGAAGGTGGGCCGCACCCCGGCGGGCAGGTCGTAGAGCCCCCGCCCCCGGGGCGTGTCTATGGACGAAATCTCGTACAGGTTCGGGTCGGGGTAAACCTCGAAGTCGGTGAAGGCCAGGCAGCGTGAGTAGTCGAGCTTGGAGTTGTAGCCCGGCGTGACGGGCGTGCCGTCAATGGAGGGGTCCACGATGTCTATCCCGGCGGCGGCCAGGGCCACGTCCAGGCTCGCCGGGGCCGAGCACATGGCGAACAAGAACCCGCCCGACTCCACGTATTGGCGTATCTTTTCCGCCACGGCCAGCTTATGTTCGGGCACCGTGGCGTAACCGGCCTCGTGCGCCGCCCGCTCGAACTCCGACCGCATCGTGCGGAACCACTCCGCCCCGCCCTCGGACTGGGAAAATTTCCCGTACTGCCCGGTGAAGTCCTCGTGGTGCAGGTGGAGCCAGTCGAAGTGGTCCAGATCCCCGGCCAGGACCTCGGCGTCCCAGATGCGCTCGTAGGGTATCTCGGCGTAGGTGAGCGCCAGCATCACCGCGTCGTCCCAGGGCTCGTAGGTGTCGGGGGCGTAAACCGCCACCTGGGGCGCCATTTCCAGAAGGACGGAGTCCATGTTCTCGGTCTCGATGGTGGCTCGGATGGCCGCCTCGGCGCCGTCGTCCACCGATTCCAGCGTCACCCCGCGCACCGCCGCCAGCTCGACCAGGCCCGGGATGTCGGGGGTGAGCCAGCTCCCGCCGCGGTAGTTCAACAGCCACTCGCAGTCGTACCCTTGCGAAAGGACCCAGTAGGCCACGCCGTAGGCCTTGAGGTGGTCGGTCTGCGCGGAGTCCATGGGGATAAGGTATTTTCCCCAGGCCGGGGCGAGGGCGAAGAGGAGGATGATGAGTGGCAGGCGTTTCATGGGACGGATATTATACGAGCGGTGTGTACAGGCGTTCCAAGACAGGCGGGGTACGGAGCCCCCGCCCTACGGAAATTAAATCAATGATGCAAGCGGTAGCGACCTGTGCCGACTGCTTAAAGGTCCGCCAGGTCGGCGTCGGCCTCGCCCTTCTTCAGTCGCTCCAAATCCTCGGCGGACTTCTGCTCCCTTGAAACCTTATCCGCCTCCTGGCCCGTCTTGGATTCCTCCCCCACCATGTCGTCAATCTGCCCCTTGAGGAGCTCCGCCCGGTCGGTCGGGGTGAGGTCGGGCCCGGCCCCTTCGGCGAGGGCGGCCTCGGCCAGGAGCTTATCGGCCTCGGCGATTTTCCCGCGGCAGCGCCCCTCGTCCTCTTTCAGCTCCGCGAGTTTCCCCTCGGCGGCCTCGACGAGGTGCGGCTTGGCGGCCCCCTCGGCCAGTCGGCGGCGCTCCTCCCACAGCTTGACGTCCTCCAAGACCCGCGCCAGGTCCTTCTCGAAGAGCTTCTTGACCTTGAGCGCCTCGTAGTAACCCTGCCCGTGCCCGGCCATGGCCGCCCCTTCGTGGGTAAGAATGACGCGGGGGAGGAGCGGTGCGGCCCCTCCCCCGTCTCTTGATGCGAAACCGGTTTACAGGTCCTTCAAGTCGGAGTCGGCGTCGCCGCTCTTCAGGCGCTTGAGCTGCTCGTCCACGCCGACCTTCTCCAGCTCCTTGAACTCCTTGTCGAGGCTGTCGGTTTCGAGCTCGGCCATGTCCACGGCGGCCTCGCCCTCGGCCTCGAGCTTGTCCACCTTTTCCTCCATGCGGTCGAAGGTGGAGAAGGCGCCGGAGTCGTTGATGTCGGCCATGGTCTCGTGGATTTTCTTCTGGGCGTCGGCGCGCTTGGCCCGGGCGATGAGGAGCTGCTTCTGGCTCTTGCACTCCTCTATTTTGCGCTGGAGCTGGCGGAGCGAGTTCTTCAGGGCCTCGGTGGCCTGCTTCTGCTTCTCCCACTGCTCCTTGAAGCCGCGGGCGCTATCGGCGGCGTTCGTCTTGCGCAGAAGGGCCTCCTGGGCCAGGTCCTCGCGACCCGCGTCCATGGCCTGCTTGGCCTTTTCGGCCCAGTCGAAGGCTTCCTTCTTGTCCCTTTCGTACTGGTTGCAGAGCCGCTTCTCGTCGGCGACGGTCACCATCACCTGCTTCTTGGCCTCGGCGTAGTGCTCCTCCATCTCGTACACCATCTGGTTGAGCAGCTTTTCCGGGTCCTCGGCCTTTTCCAGCATGGCGTTGATGTTCGCCTTGAGGATGTCACCCATGCGCTTGAAGATTCCCATGATCTCCCCCGTATCCGGTGAGGTTTTTTACCCTTGCATGTGGAAAATAAGGCTAGCCCTTGCGGATGGCGTCGTAAATCATCTGCGCGCCGTTCTCCAGGGCCATGACGCTGGCGTGGATTTCGTCGGCGTGGATGCCGGCGCCCTCCACGGAGTCCACGAGGACCAGGTCGTTGCCGTCAATGGCGACCGCGCCGTGGTCCAGCTTCATGTTCAAGCCCAGGAGCTTCTTGAACAAGGCGACGTCCGCGTCGGCCGGAACCTCGGCCAGCTTCAGCCGGAAGAGGACCAGGTTCTCCGCCACCGAGACGACCACGTTTGTCGAGTCGTCGTGGTCGGCGTTGATCACCCAGACCCCCTCGGCGACCTGGTTGTAGTCGTAGTTCAGGTTGAGGAAGAAGTGTTCGAGTTTCGTAGGCGTGAGCATGGCGCCCCCTTGAATTTTTTAAAAATCGGCGGTTCGGCGTTTCTGGAAACCTAGTCTACCAAAGGGAGTCTTGCCGGGCAAGGGGAATCGGTCGGGCGGTTGTGGCGTGCGTCTTCGGGAATAAGTAAAAAGCAACCGTCGTCACCGCAACCACTGTGAAGGGATAGATGCGAACCTGGGTGTGGGTGTTGAAAAAGAGATTATACCAAGTGGCATCGGCTACCGGTATACATCCCGTCTGTGCCTCACGCGGATGATTAAAATCAGCAGCCGGTCATCCTCGACCTGATAGATGACCCTGTAGTCGCCGATTCTGATACGGTAGCGGTCGGCCGAGTCGGTTAACTTTCGAACCCCAGGCGGTCGCGGCTCCGGTGACAGTTGCTCTATCTTCTTGATTATCCGTGCATTAACGGTAGGATTCAGCTATTTCAAATCCCGGTACGCCCGTTTCGTCAAGACCACCCGGTAAGCCATCTAATCCAGTCCAAGCTCGGCTTTAAGCTGTTCCAGGCTGATTGTGCCTTCCCGCCGCACCTCTTTTAGAATTTTTTCCGCCTCCCGGTTGTCCATCTCATCCTCGTATCTCTCTAAGAGTTCGAGAAAGAGCTGGTAGCGCTGCGGCGGGATGAGCACCGCCTGTTTCTTGTTGCGTCGGGTGATGATGTAATCCTCTAGACCGTAGTGGATTTTGTTTAGCAGGTCGGCCAAGGTCGCCCGGGCTTCGGTTATGGAGATGGTCTTCATCGCTGCTCCTAAATGTACATAATGTACGTTACGTACATATTGTAACCGAACCATTCTCCTAGTGTCAACCTACCTCCCCCTTTGTTCCCTCCGGTCACTCCCACTCGATAGTAGCAGGCGGTTTTTAGCCCCGCGAGGAGAGGTTCACCAATTCGAGGACCGTCCCCGCGAAGTGCGACTTACGCGGCGTTCCCTCCGGTCATTCCCATTCGATGGTGGCCGGGGGTTTCGAGGACACGTCGTAGGTCACCCGGTTGACGCCGGGGACCTCGTTGATTATCCGGCTGGAGATTTTCGCCAGCACCTCGTAGGGCATGCGGTACCAGTCGGCGGTCATGCCGTCCACGCTGGTCACGGCGCGCAGGGTGACGGTGTTGGCGTAGGTGCGCTCGTCGCCCATAACCCCCACGCTCTTGATCGGCAGAAGGACGGCGAAGGCCTGCCAGATGTCGTCGTAGATTCCCGCCGCATGAAGTTCTTCGAGGTAGATCACGTCGGCGGCGCGTAGGGCCACGAGCCGCTCCCGGGTCACCTCGCCCAAAATGCGAATCGCCAGCCCGGGGCCGGGGAATGGGTGGCGCCCCAGGATTTTCTCCGGGAGGCCCAGCTCCCGCCCCACCGCGCGCACCTCGTCCTTGAAGAGCTCGCGCAGCGGCTCCACCAGCTTCAGGCGCATCGTATCCGGCAGGCCGCCCACGTTGTGGTGGCTCTTTATCGTGGCCGAGGGGCCCTTGACCGACACGCTCTCTATCACGTCGGGGTAGAGGGTGCCCTGGGCGAGGAATTCGGGCCTCGGCGATATGCCGTCGGCGGCGCGCTGGAAGACCTCGATGAAGGTGTGGCCGATGCGCTTGCGCTTGGTCTCCGGGTCGGTCACCCCGGCCAGGGCGGTGAGGAACTCCTCCGACGCGTCCACCATCTTCACCGGCAGGCCGAGCCCGGCGTAGCACTCCATGACCTCCGCCACCTCGTCGGTCCGCAGGACGCCGTTGTCCACGAAGATGCAGTGCAGACGGTCGCCCAGCGCCCGGTGCAAGAGCACCGAGTTGACCGTGGAGTCCACCCCGCCCGAGATGCCGCTGACCAAGCGCCCGCCCTTCACCTCATCGCGCACCCTTTCAATCGTTGACTCGATGAAGGAGCTCATCCGCCAATCGCCGGCGCAGCCGCAGACGCGGTAGAGGAAGTTGGCCAGGATGGCCGGGCCCTCGGGGGTGTGGTGCACCTCGGGGTGGAACTGAACGCCGTAGATGGACCGGCCCTTGTCGCGCACCGCGGCGTAGGGCGAGTTCGGAGTGTGGGCGATGGCCTCGAAGCCGGGCGGCAGGGATTCCACCCGGTCGCCGTGGCTCATCCACACCGGCTCCTCCAGGCTCAGCCCGGCGAAAAGATCGGAGGAGTCGGTGATGGAGAGCAGGGCGGGGCCGTACTCCTTGCGCGTGGCCCGGCCGACCTCGCCGCCCAGGCGCTCCACCGTGGCCTGCAGGCCGTAGCAGATGCCCAGCACGGGAACCCCCAGATCGTAGATGGCCGGAT
Proteins encoded in this region:
- a CDS encoding type II toxin-antitoxin system RelE/ParE family toxin yields the protein MKKIEQLSPEPRPPGVRKLTDSADRYRIRIGDYRVIYQVEDDRLLILIIRVRHRRDVYR
- a CDS encoding YbjN domain-containing protein, whose product is MLTPTKLEHFFLNLNYDYNQVAEGVWVINADHDDSTNVVVSVAENLVLFRLKLAEVPADADVALFKKLLGLNMKLDHGAVAIDGNDLVLVDSVEGAGIHADEIHASVMALENGAQMIYDAIRKG
- a CDS encoding type II toxin-antitoxin system Phd/YefM family antitoxin, which gives rise to MKTISITEARATLADLLNKIHYGLEDYIITRRNKKQAVLIPPQRYQLFLELLERYEDEMDNREAEKILKEVRREGTISLEQLKAELGLD
- the ruvB gene encoding Holliday junction branch migration DNA helicase RuvB encodes the protein MPESSVVDPTPQPEDFVERNLRPDKLSDFVGQRGVKEQLVVFIEAARRRGEALDHVLLSGPPGLGKTTLANIIARETGVELRSTSGPALERPGDLAGILTALDHRDILFIDEVHRLPTIVEEYLYPAMEDFRLDIVIDSGPAARSIKLDLKHYTLVGATTRVGLLSSPLRARFGVALRLGYYPVEDIDTILRRSAKIMGVGIDDKGLGEIARRSRGTPRVANRLLRRVRDYAEVKADGAITAKVADEALGLLGVDSAGLDEMDRTVLKTLCEKFGGGPTGVKTIAVAVGEEPDTLEEVHEPFLIQEGFITRTPQGRVAMPRAWDHLGLTPRRGRQSEMNL
- a CDS encoding asparagine synthetase B, giving the protein MKRLPLIILLFALAPAWGKYLIPMDSAQTDHLKAYGVAYWVLSQGYDCEWLLNYRGGSWLTPDIPGLVELAAVRGVTLESVDDGAEAAIRATIETENMDSVLLEMAPQVAVYAPDTYEPWDDAVMLALTYAEIPYERIWDAEVLAGDLDHFDWLHLHHEDFTGQYGKFSQSEGGAEWFRTMRSEFERAAHEAGYATVPEHKLAVAEKIRQYVESGGFLFAMCSAPASLDVALAAAGIDIVDPSIDGTPVTPGYNSKLDYSRCLAFTDFEVYPDPNLYEISSIDTPRGRGLYDLPAGVRPTFTLFEFAAKFDPIPTLLTQCQVRTIPDFMGQDTAFVRDQVKDSCVILATVDGLDEVKYLYGVCGEGAFSFLGGHDPEDFQHFVGDPPTELSLYPHSPGYRLILNNVLFPAAQKKPLKT
- a CDS encoding PspA/IM30 family protein — protein: MGIFKRMGDILKANINAMLEKAEDPEKLLNQMVYEMEEHYAEAKKQVMVTVADEKRLCNQYERDKKEAFDWAEKAKQAMDAGREDLAQEALLRKTNAADSARGFKEQWEKQKQATEALKNSLRQLQRKIEECKSQKQLLIARAKRADAQKKIHETMADINDSGAFSTFDRMEEKVDKLEAEGEAAVDMAELETDSLDKEFKELEKVGVDEQLKRLKSGDADSDLKDL
- the guaA gene encoding glutamine-hydrolyzing GMP synthase, which encodes MLRFNTAAGELAGRKPAGIILSGGPASVLDAGSPLCDPAIYDLGVPVLGICYGLQATVERLGGEVGRATRKEYGPALLSITDSSDLFAGLSLEEPVWMSHGDRVESLPPGFEAIAHTPNSPYAAVRDKGRSIYGVQFHPEVHHTPEGPAILANFLYRVCGCAGDWRMSSFIESTIERVRDEVKGGRLVSGISGGVDSTVNSVLLHRALGDRLHCIFVDNGVLRTDEVAEVMECYAGLGLPVKMVDASEEFLTALAGVTDPETKRKRIGHTFIEVFQRAADGISPRPEFLAQGTLYPDVIESVSVKGPSATIKSHHNVGGLPDTMRLKLVEPLRELFKDEVRAVGRELGLPEKILGRHPFPGPGLAIRILGEVTRERLVALRAADVIYLEELHAAGIYDDIWQAFAVLLPIKSVGVMGDERTYANTVTLRAVTSVDGMTADWYRMPYEVLAKISSRIINEVPGVNRVTYDVSSKPPATIEWE